In Heterodontus francisci isolate sHetFra1 chromosome 46, sHetFra1.hap1, whole genome shotgun sequence, a single window of DNA contains:
- the LOC137356766 gene encoding probable G-protein coupled receptor 139, protein MDLTNFFASYNEDLRIKRIFQNIEKIYYPTLAAVSVPLNLLTIVILSRGKCGLSKCVTRYLVAMATADLLVVILDLILRHIPIVYHEHFLFLVSIPVCNIHMALLYAAADCSVWFTVTFTFDRFVAICCHKLKTKYCTMKRATLVLVTVTVLSCLKNIIWYFMYLGHYRLLNNPVFCAADLTNSYLDLWGTIEIIHYILTPCVPFVLILLLNALTVRHILVASRARRRLQGHSSGESHRDPEMESRRKSIILLFVISGNFILLWTLFMVASIRNRMSDLGYVVYRPYLLQEIGFMLQLLSCCTNTGIYAVTQTKFREQLMNVVKYPFTLIVKLTKR, encoded by the exons ATGGATCTGACCAATTTTTTTGCATCTTATAATGAAGATCTGCGAATAAAAAGAATATTTCAGAATATTGAAAAGATTTACTATCCCACCCTTGCTGCTGTTAGTGTTCCTC TTAACTTACTGACGATTGTTATCCTGTCTCGGGGGAAGTGTGGTCTTtctaaatgtgtcactcgctacctggtggccatggcaacggcagatctactggttgtTATCcttgacctgatattgagacacattcccattgtttatcacgAGCATTTTCTTTTCCTGGTGTCCATTCCCGTGTGCAATATCCATATGGCCCTGCTTTATGCAGctgcagactgttctgtctggttcactgtcactttcacctttgatcgatttgtagccatttgttgtcacaagctgaaaactaaatattgcaccatgAAAAGGGCAACTTTGGTGTTGGTAACTGTGacagtgctgagctgtttaaagaacatcatctGGTATTTTATGTATCTAGGACACTATCGGCTTTTGAATAACCCCGTGTTTTGTGCAGCAGATCTGACTAATAGTTATTTAGACCTATGGGGGACAATTGAAATCATTCACTACATTCTTACCCCCTGTGTCCCATTtgttctgattctgctgctcaatgctttaaCCGTCAGACATATTTTAGTGGCCAGCAGAGCCCGAAGGAGACTCCAgggtcacagcagtggggagagtcacagagacccagagatggagagccgaaggaaatcgatCATTTTACTCTTTGTTATCTCAGGGAATTTCATACTGTTATGGACACTGTTTATGGTGGCTTCTATACGTAACCGAATGAGTGATTTGGGTTATGTGGTATATCGGCCTTATTTACTGCAAGAAATAGGCTTCATGCTgcaactcctgagttgctgcacaaacactggtaTTTATGCCGTCACCCAGactaagttcagagagcagttaatgaatgtggtgaaatatccctttactctaaTTGTTAAATTGACTAAACGATGA